One window of bacterium genomic DNA carries:
- a CDS encoding ABC transporter ATP-binding protein: MILKAIDVYKSYISGKIEINVLCGLNLEVKKGEIVVIVGASGVGKSTLLNLLGTLDKPDKGEIRFEGENIAQLSKLARFRNESMGFVFQFHHLLPEFSALENVMLPGLIARRQQGKIKKEAELFLEEVGLGERKNHKPGQLSCGEAQRVAIVRALINNPQLILADEPTGNLDWHTAQEVYSLLEKLIREKNHTLIMVTHNDELAKRADRRLKLVDGKLKEGA; this comes from the coding sequence AAATCATACATAAGTGGTAAAATAGAGATTAATGTGCTTTGCGGCTTAAATTTAGAGGTAAAAAAAGGGGAGATTGTAGTTATCGTTGGTGCCTCTGGCGTGGGCAAAAGCACCTTGCTTAATCTCTTAGGCACACTGGATAAACCGGATAAAGGAGAGATTCGCTTTGAAGGGGAAAATATTGCCCAATTGAGTAAACTGGCAAGATTCAGGAACGAATCGATGGGATTCGTCTTTCAGTTCCATCATCTCCTGCCTGAATTTAGTGCCCTGGAAAATGTAATGTTACCGGGTTTAATTGCTCGACGGCAACAAGGTAAAATAAAAAAAGAGGCAGAATTGTTTTTAGAAGAAGTTGGATTAGGCGAAAGAAAAAACCATAAACCCGGTCAACTATCCTGTGGCGAGGCACAACGAGTCGCCATAGTCCGTGCTTTAATAAATAATCCTCAACTGATTTTAGCCGATGAACCAACCGGGAACTTAGATTGGCACACGGCTCAAGAAGTCTATAGCCTTCTTGAAAAACTTATAAGAGAAAAAAATCATACCCTGATTATGGTTACTCATAATGACGAGTTAGCTAAAAGAGCCGATAGGAGACTTAAATTAGTTGATGGAAAACTAAAAGAAGGGGCTTAG